One Fibrobacter sp. genomic window carries:
- the floA gene encoding flotillin-like protein FloA (flotillin-like protein involved in membrane lipid rafts) → MDTLLIVGIIIAAIAVIILLAFVGKFFSLWLQALFSRANVSIFQLIGMRLRKVPPQVIVEARILSCKAGLPVDTNLLEAHYLSRGNVLRVIQALIAANKANIKLDFKEAAAIDLAGRNVLEAVQMSVNPKVITTPKVSAVALDGIQLHAVTRITVRASIQKLVGGAGEDTVIARVGEGIVSSIGSAKSHKDVLENPNMISKKVLASGLDAGTAFEILSIDIADVDVGQNIGAILETDRAEADKKIAQAKAEERRAMAYAAEQEMKAKVMEMKAKLVEAEAQIPMAMASALRDGKLGVMDYYNLKNIEADTQMRKEIGAAPEAK, encoded by the coding sequence ATGGATACTCTTCTCATCGTTGGAATCATTATCGCGGCGATTGCCGTCATCATCCTGCTCGCCTTCGTAGGCAAGTTCTTCAGCCTCTGGCTGCAGGCATTGTTCTCCAGGGCGAACGTGAGCATTTTCCAGCTCATCGGAATGCGCCTGCGTAAGGTGCCGCCCCAGGTGATTGTGGAAGCCCGCATTTTGAGCTGCAAGGCCGGCCTTCCCGTCGACACGAACCTGCTCGAAGCCCACTACCTTTCCCGCGGTAACGTGCTCCGCGTGATCCAGGCCCTCATCGCCGCAAACAAGGCGAACATCAAGCTCGACTTCAAGGAAGCCGCCGCCATCGACCTCGCCGGCCGTAACGTGCTCGAAGCCGTGCAGATGTCCGTGAACCCGAAGGTCATCACGACCCCGAAGGTTTCCGCCGTGGCCCTCGACGGTATCCAGCTGCATGCCGTGACCCGTATTACCGTGCGCGCCAGCATCCAGAAGCTCGTCGGTGGCGCCGGCGAAGATACCGTGATTGCCCGTGTGGGTGAAGGCATCGTGTCTTCCATCGGTTCTGCGAAGAGCCACAAGGACGTGCTCGAGAACCCGAACATGATTTCCAAGAAGGTGCTCGCCTCCGGCCTCGATGCCGGTACCGCATTCGAAATCCTTTCCATCGACATCGCCGACGTGGATGTGGGCCAGAACATCGGTGCTATCCTCGAGACCGACCGTGCCGAAGCCGACAAGAAGATTGCACAGGCAAAGGCAGAAGAACGCCGCGCCATGGCTTATGCCGCCGAACAGGAAATGAAGGCGAAGGTCATGGAAATGAAAGCCAAGCTCGTCGAAGCCGAAGCCCAGATTCCGATGGCCATGGCATCCGCACTGCGCGACGGCAAGCTCGGCGTGATGGACTACTACAACCTCAAGAATATCGAAGCCGACACGCAGATGCGCAAGGAAATCGGAGCTGCTCCGGAAGCGAAGTAG
- a CDS encoding ATP-dependent Clp protease proteolytic subunit: MKLYTRILSVLLLFVAFSFANITQDSSVNRFDKLNDLAVTDNSTIAATADSSALNSTDSAAASKITTGKKRAVWIKLEGDVEPSMYDFCARAIADALKENPDYIVFEINTFGGRLDAAFDLVDTIMAVKGPETIALVKKKAISAGSLIALACKKLYMLEATTIGDCAPIVQGGDGTPQIVGEKIQSPLRAKFRNLAQRNGYPELLSSSFVTPELEVLELTAKLDKGKKTERDTTLIIEGQKYAVLDSAEKKFWGAPKILVKKGELLTMTDKEAMELGFSKGTFKDRSEFETTLAIENAREVETTLGEDIASAIAAISGILLILGFGALYIEFKTPGFGLFGIIGIILVAIVFLGQFAPQLDGYIPAILLVAGVVLFLVEIFVMPGTFLFGIGGIICMIIALAMSFSPAEMPEFVPETVETSFDATPWLFGLLYMLCCAAIALVFPIAASKYLIPLLPEGWTPMLKEDLETAASPTEAVQEVNVGDVGLAKTFLRPVGQASFTMPDGSTKLFDVQTHGEIIEANTPVKVESVQEGHIWVGAANE, translated from the coding sequence ATGAAATTGTATACCCGTATTTTATCCGTACTCCTGCTGTTTGTAGCGTTTTCCTTCGCCAACATAACGCAGGATTCCTCCGTCAATCGTTTCGACAAGCTCAACGACCTTGCCGTCACAGACAATTCCACCATTGCGGCAACGGCCGATTCCAGCGCCTTGAATTCTACCGATAGCGCAGCTGCCTCCAAAATAACAACCGGCAAAAAACGTGCCGTCTGGATCAAGCTGGAAGGCGACGTGGAACCCTCCATGTACGACTTCTGCGCCCGCGCCATCGCCGACGCCCTCAAGGAAAATCCGGATTACATCGTATTCGAAATCAACACCTTCGGAGGACGCCTCGACGCCGCCTTCGACCTGGTCGATACCATCATGGCGGTCAAGGGCCCCGAGACTATCGCCCTCGTGAAGAAGAAGGCCATCAGTGCAGGTAGCCTCATCGCTCTCGCCTGCAAAAAGCTCTACATGCTCGAAGCGACCACCATCGGCGACTGCGCCCCCATCGTGCAGGGCGGCGACGGCACACCGCAAATCGTCGGCGAAAAGATTCAATCCCCGCTCCGCGCCAAGTTCAGGAACCTCGCCCAGCGTAACGGCTATCCCGAGCTCCTGAGTTCCTCGTTCGTGACTCCGGAACTCGAAGTCCTCGAACTCACCGCCAAACTCGACAAGGGCAAGAAGACGGAACGCGACACGACGTTGATTATCGAGGGGCAAAAGTACGCCGTCCTCGACAGCGCCGAAAAGAAGTTCTGGGGCGCACCGAAAATTCTCGTGAAGAAAGGCGAACTCTTGACCATGACCGACAAGGAAGCCATGGAACTCGGGTTCTCCAAGGGAACGTTCAAGGACCGCAGCGAATTCGAAACGACGCTCGCCATCGAGAATGCGCGCGAAGTCGAAACCACGCTTGGCGAAGACATCGCCTCCGCTATCGCGGCCATTTCGGGCATCTTGCTGATTCTCGGTTTCGGAGCCCTCTACATCGAGTTCAAGACACCCGGCTTCGGGCTGTTCGGCATTATCGGCATCATTCTCGTCGCCATCGTGTTCCTCGGGCAGTTCGCCCCGCAACTCGACGGCTACATTCCCGCAATCCTCCTCGTCGCGGGCGTAGTGCTTTTCCTCGTCGAAATATTCGTCATGCCCGGGACATTCCTGTTTGGCATCGGCGGCATCATCTGCATGATAATCGCGCTTGCGATGTCGTTCTCGCCGGCGGAGATGCCTGAGTTCGTGCCCGAAACTGTCGAGACCTCGTTCGACGCTACCCCATGGCTATTCGGCCTGCTATACATGCTATGCTGCGCGGCGATTGCGCTCGTATTTCCGATTGCCGCAAGCAAGTACCTGATTCCGCTTCTCCCCGAAGGCTGGACTCCCATGCTCAAGGAGGACCTCGAGACTGCGGCCTCCCCCACTGAAGCCGTGCAGGAAGTCAATGTCGGCGATGTAGGACTTGCAAAGACCTTCCTCCGCCCCGTAGGCCAGGCGAGCTTCACCATGCCCGACGGTTCAACCAAGCTGTTCGACGTGCAGACACACGGCGAGATTATCGAGGCGAACACCCCCGTAAAGGTAGAATCCGTACAGGAAGGCCATATCTGGGTGGGCGCAGCAAACGAATAA
- a CDS encoding peptidylprolyl isomerase, whose amino-acid sequence MLTWINEKAKWVIVIFAAGIVVGLLAMDRVPKGAQSYPVGVVNDRKISYSEFDSRFKMVQQNQFQNQRLEDEQYAQLRNDIFRSFVRQILLDEQIEKAGLAASVAELKSEFKNNFEVVRARVIQEAQYRLSVIQQQASSQEELMQRSQAYIAGLPKFVTDTTATKEDFEAWLETPEAFKWSMMLQLEEEMKNNNIPVKQLQMLVGAGVHPTTLEAKWAIDRRLTDFDIDVAFASNNDFAVAEDVVDTAMVKGYFNAHSDSFFVENDAAKFQYVSIPVAATAADDERVREYAMTIYFQLADTSSTATFEEMARISSEDPSSAENGGVLPQPAGLGVYVPEFEKAALALDSGAVSEPVKTQYGYHIIKCFGKSTDSTGKVTADVGHILLVVNASSETIDSLEKILTGIKNDVAAGKDFAAAAKEKNLEVKESGWVDRNGSIADLGYLKGLTSFAWPNENLPEEAGNVSPVLRNAKFVVLANKVKELKAGDRDFDMYFESIKTALRAKKSANAAGIYLNSVADKVKAWKAPVEGDSTATPVTVEKVTIQNMKASAEGYVNGFGYGSSALYKVLNGQKVGEWGPVIETDNGAVMVRVNNKIVADDAAIETAVKQEVESAGRFASMTMFNGFISNIEKSTPVESNLDLFYRD is encoded by the coding sequence ATGTTAACGTGGATAAATGAAAAGGCCAAGTGGGTTATTGTTATTTTCGCGGCAGGTATTGTCGTGGGCCTGTTGGCAATGGACCGTGTTCCGAAGGGTGCGCAGAGTTATCCTGTCGGTGTCGTGAACGACCGCAAGATTTCGTACTCGGAATTTGATTCTCGTTTCAAAATGGTGCAACAGAACCAGTTCCAGAATCAGCGCCTTGAAGACGAGCAGTATGCACAGCTTCGCAACGACATTTTCCGTTCTTTCGTCCGCCAGATTCTTCTGGACGAACAGATCGAAAAGGCCGGACTGGCAGCCTCGGTCGCCGAACTCAAGTCCGAATTCAAGAACAATTTCGAAGTCGTCCGCGCTCGCGTGATTCAGGAAGCCCAGTACAGGCTCAGCGTAATCCAGCAGCAGGCCTCTTCCCAGGAAGAACTGATGCAGCGTAGCCAGGCCTACATCGCAGGCCTCCCGAAGTTCGTCACCGATACGACAGCAACTAAGGAAGACTTCGAAGCTTGGCTCGAAACGCCGGAAGCCTTCAAATGGAGCATGATGCTTCAGCTTGAAGAAGAAATGAAGAACAATAATATTCCGGTCAAGCAACTTCAGATGCTGGTTGGTGCGGGTGTCCACCCGACGACCCTCGAAGCCAAGTGGGCTATCGACCGCCGCCTGACTGATTTCGACATCGATGTCGCTTTCGCTTCCAACAACGATTTCGCCGTGGCCGAAGACGTGGTTGATACCGCGATGGTCAAGGGTTACTTCAATGCCCACAGCGACAGCTTCTTTGTGGAAAACGATGCCGCCAAGTTCCAGTATGTGTCTATCCCTGTCGCCGCTACCGCCGCCGATGACGAGCGCGTTCGCGAATATGCGATGACCATCTACTTCCAGCTCGCCGATACGTCTTCTACGGCCACCTTCGAAGAAATGGCCCGTATCTCTTCTGAAGACCCGAGCAGCGCCGAAAACGGCGGTGTGCTTCCGCAGCCTGCCGGCCTGGGCGTGTACGTTCCTGAATTCGAAAAGGCTGCCCTCGCTCTCGATTCCGGTGCAGTTTCCGAACCGGTCAAGACGCAGTATGGCTACCACATCATCAAGTGCTTTGGCAAGTCCACCGATTCTACCGGCAAGGTTACCGCCGACGTCGGTCACATCCTGCTTGTGGTCAACGCTTCTTCCGAAACGATTGACAGCCTCGAAAAGATCCTTACGGGCATCAAGAACGATGTCGCTGCCGGCAAGGATTTTGCTGCTGCCGCCAAGGAAAAGAACCTCGAAGTCAAGGAATCCGGATGGGTTGACCGCAACGGCTCTATCGCCGATCTCGGTTACCTGAAGGGCCTTACCTCCTTCGCATGGCCCAACGAAAACCTTCCTGAAGAAGCTGGCAACGTTTCTCCGGTGCTCCGCAATGCGAAGTTCGTCGTGCTCGCCAACAAGGTCAAGGAACTCAAGGCCGGCGACCGCGATTTCGATATGTACTTCGAATCCATCAAGACCGCTCTGAGGGCCAAGAAGTCTGCGAATGCCGCAGGCATCTACCTGAACTCCGTTGCAGACAAGGTCAAGGCTTGGAAGGCTCCGGTAGAGGGTGATTCCACTGCCACTCCGGTTACTGTCGAAAAGGTCACCATTCAGAACATGAAGGCTTCCGCCGAAGGTTACGTGAATGGCTTCGGTTACGGCAGCTCTGCTTTGTACAAGGTTCTCAACGGCCAGAAGGTCGGCGAATGGGGCCCCGTCATCGAGACCGATAATGGTGCCGTGATGGTGCGCGTGAACAACAAGATTGTTGCTGACGATGCGGCTATCGAAACCGCTGTGAAGCAGGAAGTCGAAAGCGCTGGTCGCTTTGCTTCGATGACAATGTTCAACGGATTCATCAGCAATATCGAAAAGTCGACTCCGGTTGAAAGCAATCTCGACCTGTTCTACAGGGATTGA
- the ligA gene encoding NAD-dependent DNA ligase LigA, translating to MDQKDFDLTRYFELKKQLEEASRLYYKDGFSPMSDQDFDFGLKEMEALEAKYPELRGKDSLTQRVGSDLTNDFAKVTHAVPMLSIANVYSAEEMAEFVKAAEDGIAEIDASALRGAGENRAAKKWICERKIDGVSLSIVYENGRLKQAATRGDGVQGDDVTLNALTIADIPETLDAKKLKIDPSEIPQGTFEVRGEVYMEREAFERLNEQFVLEGKKIFQNPRNTVSGSLKLKSVAECKTRPMRFFAYHIPQSNNATHEENLKQLKKLGFHTNDFWKADSVDEIMKISEDIGASRDSLPFEIDGMVVKLNDLAMQRELGTTSKSPRWAIAYKFKAERAYTPLLSVEFQVGRTGAVTPVANLAPVRLAGTTVKRATLHNFDEVARLDLHFGDTVGVEKGGEIIPKITDVKKELRPAGAVPVTAPEKCPVCGEPLTHIDGEVILRCENMHCQAQVQCLFEHFVSREAMNIENLGPALIASLIATGKIKRIPDLYRLTIEDLESQERMAKKSAKNVYDAIAASKEKSLENLLHGLGIRFVGRTSARNLAKHFRTLDKIRTATVEDLQNVNDVGERIGKSVYDFFHTERYTQEIDELVELGCPTEFKGVVKTLFQGQTAVITGTLPNMDRDEARKLIEENGGKVSGSVSKKTSWVLAGEAAGSKLTKANELGIPVHDEAWLLEQIANAGSDSGDNANEGNETPATSPASDKSDASSETKNRAGKTDANGQISLF from the coding sequence ATGGACCAGAAAGATTTTGACCTTACCCGCTATTTTGAACTAAAAAAACAACTCGAAGAAGCTAGCCGCCTTTACTACAAAGACGGCTTCTCCCCCATGAGCGACCAGGATTTCGACTTCGGGCTCAAGGAGATGGAAGCTCTCGAGGCGAAGTATCCGGAACTGCGCGGCAAGGATTCCCTGACCCAGCGCGTGGGCAGCGACCTCACGAACGACTTTGCGAAGGTCACGCATGCCGTGCCGATGCTCAGCATCGCGAACGTGTACAGCGCCGAAGAAATGGCGGAATTCGTGAAGGCGGCCGAGGACGGAATTGCGGAAATAGACGCATCGGCATTGAGAGGCGCCGGAGAAAACCGCGCGGCCAAGAAATGGATTTGCGAGAGGAAAATAGACGGGGTAAGTCTCTCCATCGTATATGAGAATGGGCGCTTGAAACAGGCGGCTACCCGCGGCGACGGCGTGCAGGGAGATGATGTGACCCTGAACGCGCTCACAATCGCGGACATTCCCGAAACGCTCGACGCGAAGAAGCTGAAAATCGACCCGAGCGAGATCCCGCAGGGAACTTTTGAAGTCCGCGGCGAAGTGTACATGGAACGCGAGGCTTTCGAGCGATTGAACGAGCAGTTCGTCTTGGAAGGCAAGAAGATTTTCCAGAACCCGCGCAACACCGTCTCGGGTTCGCTCAAGCTCAAGAGCGTCGCCGAATGCAAGACGCGCCCGATGCGCTTCTTCGCCTACCACATTCCGCAGAGCAACAACGCGACACACGAAGAGAACCTGAAACAGCTGAAAAAGCTCGGGTTCCACACGAACGACTTCTGGAAGGCGGATTCCGTCGACGAAATCATGAAGATTTCCGAAGACATCGGTGCGAGCCGCGACAGCCTTCCCTTCGAAATTGACGGCATGGTCGTGAAACTCAACGACCTCGCCATGCAACGGGAACTCGGTACCACGAGCAAGAGCCCGCGCTGGGCTATCGCCTACAAGTTCAAGGCCGAGCGCGCCTACACGCCGCTCCTTTCCGTGGAATTTCAGGTCGGTCGCACCGGTGCGGTCACGCCCGTGGCGAACCTTGCACCCGTGCGCCTCGCAGGCACCACCGTCAAGCGCGCCACCCTCCACAACTTCGACGAAGTCGCCCGCCTGGATCTCCACTTCGGCGACACCGTCGGCGTCGAGAAGGGCGGCGAAATCATCCCGAAGATTACCGACGTAAAAAAGGAACTTCGCCCGGCCGGGGCCGTCCCCGTGACCGCCCCTGAAAAATGCCCCGTATGCGGAGAGCCGCTCACCCACATCGACGGTGAAGTCATCCTCCGCTGCGAAAACATGCACTGCCAAGCGCAGGTACAATGCCTGTTCGAGCATTTCGTGAGCCGCGAGGCCATGAACATCGAAAATCTCGGCCCTGCCCTTATCGCAAGCCTCATCGCCACGGGTAAAATCAAGCGCATTCCCGACCTGTACCGCCTCACCATCGAGGACCTGGAATCGCAGGAACGCATGGCCAAGAAGAGCGCAAAGAACGTGTACGACGCCATCGCCGCCTCCAAGGAAAAGAGCCTCGAAAACCTGCTGCACGGCCTCGGCATCCGCTTCGTGGGCCGCACCAGCGCGAGAAACCTCGCCAAACACTTCCGCACGCTGGATAAAATCCGCACGGCGACCGTCGAAGATTTGCAAAACGTGAATGACGTGGGCGAACGCATCGGAAAATCCGTTTACGACTTTTTCCACACGGAACGCTACACGCAGGAAATCGACGAACTCGTAGAACTCGGGTGCCCCACCGAATTCAAGGGCGTCGTGAAGACGCTGTTCCAAGGGCAGACCGCAGTCATTACGGGAACGCTCCCGAACATGGACCGCGACGAAGCCCGCAAGCTCATCGAAGAAAACGGCGGCAAGGTATCGGGTTCCGTAAGCAAGAAGACGAGCTGGGTCTTGGCCGGTGAAGCCGCCGGAAGCAAGCTCACGAAGGCGAACGAGCTCGGCATTCCCGTGCACGACGAAGCGTGGCTTTTGGAGCAGATCGCGAACGCGGGCAGCGATTCGGGAGACAATGCAAATGAGGGCAACGAGACGCCCGCAACATCCCCCGCCAGCGACAAGAGCGACGCGAGTAGCGAAACAAAGAATCGCGCCGGCAAAACCGACGCGAACGGACAAATCAGTTTATTCTAG
- a CDS encoding FISUMP domain-containing protein gives MVFSASVAFAEVNPMPDLVDSRDKQVYKTVQIGDQRWMAENLRFNLKGTLCYNKQESNCREYGRLYTWAAAMRLVDYYNSTSITKLKKRVHDVCPAGWHIPSNKEWKKMKYFVGKKGRSDGVGISLKSKEGWDRELRLPAGSDEFGFNALPAGEKHYVGEFMDKGASTQFWASNEFDAYGAYFWRLAYDSRTLDKVYDAKDNAVSVRCVEDKLYEIKEPPPPPVVVKPELMKVQNNDILAIHIGDQVWMAKNLDVDVPGSFCYKGLPLNCAKYGRLYTWTAAMKFSKNLEEKPARDSIKRVHRGVCPVGWHLPSIYDFERLSAYLQDIDDAVAVGTNLKTRGIWIETENSMPGENGFGFNALPSGYLIPRAGYTGMDSSSGFWSTAEVDSQTVMYWSLRYDNDDFFRDSTAKSAAFPVRCLMDPPGDDEIYDSAAIADVRDENRYKTVEIGGVRWMAENLRFAAPGSFCYENKDIRCRNYGRLYPWHVAMRLPEDFIANPVEGAVQEEHQGVCPDGWHIPSRNDWRTLMAAVQRMGKGSVASALKTREGWNRGGAPITEASGFNAIPSGVRYNDGEFMDLGSSTYFWETTGGYDGTGAGYWNLINARDEVMQAEDFDNMAISVRCVKNTAPPKKAEGAANAEGALKALSATPDSAAPAGTAPAQTAPAP, from the coding sequence ATGGTTTTCTCGGCCTCGGTGGCTTTTGCCGAGGTCAATCCGATGCCGGACCTGGTTGATTCGCGCGATAAACAGGTCTACAAGACGGTACAGATTGGCGACCAGCGCTGGATGGCGGAGAACCTGCGGTTTAATTTGAAGGGGACGCTCTGCTATAACAAGCAGGAGTCCAACTGCCGTGAATACGGCCGCCTCTACACGTGGGCTGCGGCCATGAGGCTTGTGGACTACTACAATTCGACTTCCATAACCAAACTCAAGAAGCGCGTGCACGATGTTTGCCCGGCGGGCTGGCATATCCCGAGCAACAAGGAATGGAAGAAAATGAAGTATTTCGTCGGCAAGAAGGGCCGGAGCGACGGTGTGGGCATCAGCCTCAAGTCGAAGGAAGGCTGGGACCGCGAACTGAGATTGCCGGCGGGAAGCGACGAATTCGGGTTTAATGCGTTGCCTGCGGGCGAAAAGCATTATGTCGGTGAATTTATGGACAAGGGGGCTTCGACCCAGTTCTGGGCTTCGAACGAGTTTGATGCCTATGGCGCATACTTCTGGCGCCTTGCTTACGATTCGAGAACATTGGACAAGGTGTACGACGCGAAGGACAATGCCGTCTCGGTGCGTTGCGTAGAAGACAAACTGTACGAAATCAAGGAACCGCCTCCGCCGCCTGTTGTCGTAAAGCCGGAACTCATGAAGGTGCAGAACAACGATATTCTCGCAATTCATATTGGCGATCAGGTCTGGATGGCGAAAAACCTGGATGTGGATGTGCCGGGCAGTTTCTGCTATAAAGGCTTGCCTTTGAATTGCGCAAAGTATGGGCGCCTCTACACGTGGACTGCCGCCATGAAATTCTCGAAGAACTTGGAGGAAAAGCCGGCGCGTGATTCCATAAAGCGCGTCCATCGCGGTGTATGCCCCGTGGGCTGGCACCTGCCGAGCATTTACGATTTCGAACGCTTGAGTGCCTACCTGCAAGATATAGACGATGCAGTCGCCGTAGGTACGAACTTGAAAACGCGTGGCATATGGATCGAAACGGAAAATTCCATGCCGGGTGAAAATGGTTTCGGCTTCAACGCCTTGCCGAGCGGCTACCTGATTCCGAGAGCGGGCTATACGGGAATGGATTCCTCGTCCGGGTTCTGGAGCACTGCCGAAGTCGATTCCCAGACGGTGATGTATTGGTCGTTGCGTTACGACAACGATGACTTCTTCCGCGACAGTACGGCCAAGTCGGCGGCATTCCCGGTGCGCTGCCTGATGGACCCGCCCGGAGATGACGAAATCTATGACAGTGCCGCTATTGCCGATGTGCGCGACGAGAACCGATACAAGACGGTCGAAATCGGCGGTGTCCGCTGGATGGCGGAGAACCTGCGCTTTGCGGCTCCCGGCAGCTTCTGCTATGAGAACAAGGACATCCGCTGCCGCAATTACGGGAGGCTCTACCCGTGGCATGTGGCGATGAGATTGCCGGAAGATTTCATCGCGAATCCCGTGGAAGGCGCCGTGCAGGAAGAGCACCAGGGCGTGTGCCCCGATGGATGGCATATCCCATCGCGTAACGACTGGAGAACGCTTATGGCGGCGGTCCAGAGAATGGGCAAGGGTAGCGTGGCTTCTGCCTTGAAGACGCGTGAAGGCTGGAATCGCGGGGGCGCGCCGATTACGGAAGCGTCCGGGTTCAATGCGATACCTTCGGGCGTGCGTTACAACGATGGCGAATTCATGGATCTGGGTTCTAGCACGTATTTCTGGGAAACAACCGGCGGATATGATGGAACGGGCGCCGGATACTGGAACCTCATCAATGCGCGTGACGAGGTGATGCAGGCCGAAGATTTCGACAATATGGCCATTTCGGTGCGCTGCGTGAAGAATACGGCTCCACCGAAGAAGGCTGAAGGTGCGGCAAATGCGGAAGGCGCTTTAAAAGCGTTGAGTGCCACTCCAGATAGCGCCGCACCGGCTGGGACTGCGCCGGCACAAACTGCGCCGGCCCCCTAA
- the mqnE gene encoding aminofutalosine synthase MqnE, protein MPRISESEALDLFLNAPLDELCARANAEKERLHGKSVYWVNNRQINYTNVCVLHCKFCAFSKIKKDSPTAYDWDYDTIRNKAAEAIAGGARELHIVGGLHPDHPFDYYIDMLRKLRGEFPKVNLKAFTAVEICHFAKISGQTPDQIMATLKDAGLDALPGGGAEILVQSVRDQICPGKETGEEWLEVHRAAHKLGIPTNATMLFGHIEKPEDRIAHMKMLRDLQDEAPGFFAFIPLVYHPEHNALHKIVPNITSEEDILRTVAVARLFLDNFPHIKAYWIQMGIETAMKALHSGASDLDGTIIEEKITHAAGATVPVGMSPDRMKSLIVNEGLVPVERDALYEQFS, encoded by the coding sequence ATGCCGCGAATCAGCGAATCCGAAGCCCTTGACCTGTTTTTAAACGCCCCGCTCGACGAACTCTGCGCACGCGCGAACGCCGAAAAAGAACGCCTGCACGGCAAGTCCGTATACTGGGTAAACAACCGCCAAATTAACTACACGAACGTGTGCGTATTGCACTGCAAGTTCTGCGCCTTCTCGAAAATCAAGAAGGACAGCCCCACCGCATACGACTGGGATTACGATACCATCCGGAACAAGGCAGCCGAAGCAATTGCCGGAGGCGCACGCGAGTTGCACATTGTAGGCGGGCTCCACCCCGACCATCCTTTTGACTATTACATCGACATGCTGCGAAAGCTCCGTGGGGAATTCCCGAAGGTAAACCTGAAGGCGTTTACCGCGGTCGAGATTTGCCACTTCGCAAAAATTTCCGGACAGACGCCCGACCAGATCATGGCGACCCTCAAGGACGCGGGCCTGGACGCCCTCCCCGGAGGCGGCGCCGAAATCCTCGTGCAGAGCGTGCGCGACCAGATTTGCCCCGGCAAGGAAACTGGAGAGGAATGGCTCGAAGTGCACCGCGCCGCGCACAAGCTCGGAATCCCGACGAACGCCACCATGCTCTTCGGGCATATCGAAAAGCCCGAGGACCGCATCGCCCATATGAAGATGCTGCGCGACTTGCAAGATGAAGCGCCCGGATTCTTCGCGTTCATCCCGCTCGTGTACCATCCGGAACACAACGCACTGCACAAGATTGTCCCGAACATCACGAGCGAAGAAGACATTCTGCGCACGGTCGCTGTCGCAAGGCTATTCCTCGACAACTTCCCGCATATCAAGGCCTACTGGATTCAGATGGGCATCGAGACCGCCATGAAGGCGCTCCATTCCGGAGCCTCCGACCTGGACGGAACAATTATCGAGGAAAAAATTACGCACGCCGCCGGCGCCACCGTGCCCGTGGGCATGAGCCCCGATCGCATGAAGTCGCTTATTGTAAACGAAGGCCTAGTCCCCGTCGAACGCGACGCTTTATATGAACAATTTTCTTAA
- a CDS encoding matrixin family metalloprotease has translation MISNPCVSGDGDCTELDYEVGFTHSYVDGGWTFKEWKYVPYFFEDMFDSVEYEPEVRDSFEIRWGKYLYLNKILPASDSIYFHFENSKSNRYVFSMDKNGNAPPILKVSTFSASIECFVKGIEKEGRWYYPIDMDEINPGEWFTALALYNSDTSAYTGKVKNVSVFDSDKVWPLDFDVNLVVVGKFMGTSDKASIEEVSERILARLNQALNPGGIHARNINILYAKDHPTVGKNFAKDEPYIVPHASSNDDDPLFELGHWPGHEGEMMLVLGYYIVNENESSLGFSPKPGTIYYDGSEWGASHVTLATHYESGKFTLSSQTIGNVAIHELGHFFGLDHTMELGDIMYPQQSDETNVTFTPQQMDVIRMYLSTNPHK, from the coding sequence GTGATTTCTAATCCATGCGTTTCGGGAGATGGTGATTGTACCGAATTGGACTACGAGGTCGGCTTTACCCATTCTTATGTTGACGGTGGCTGGACATTTAAGGAATGGAAATATGTTCCTTATTTCTTCGAGGACATGTTTGATTCTGTCGAATACGAACCCGAAGTCCGGGATTCGTTCGAAATCCGGTGGGGAAAGTATCTTTATCTAAATAAAATTCTTCCGGCTTCCGACAGTATTTATTTCCATTTTGAAAATTCGAAGTCGAATCGTTATGTCTTCAGTATGGACAAGAACGGGAATGCTCCGCCGATACTCAAGGTATCTACGTTTTCCGCAAGTATAGAATGTTTTGTCAAGGGTATCGAAAAAGAGGGGCGGTGGTACTATCCGATAGACATGGATGAAATCAATCCGGGAGAATGGTTTACCGCGCTTGCTCTGTACAATAGCGACACTTCCGCATATACGGGGAAGGTGAAAAACGTATCGGTTTTTGACAGCGATAAGGTGTGGCCACTTGATTTTGATGTGAACCTTGTCGTTGTTGGGAAGTTCATGGGTACAAGTGACAAGGCTTCCATAGAAGAAGTCTCCGAAAGGATTTTAGCGCGCTTGAATCAGGCCCTCAATCCGGGCGGGATTCATGCCCGCAATATCAATATCCTGTATGCAAAGGACCACCCGACTGTTGGCAAGAACTTCGCGAAAGACGAGCCCTACATTGTGCCTCATGCGAGTTCGAACGATGACGACCCGCTGTTTGAATTGGGACATTGGCCCGGTCACGAGGGAGAGATGATGCTGGTTCTGGGATACTATATTGTAAATGAGAACGAATCGTCCTTGGGCTTTTCTCCCAAGCCGGGAACGATTTATTATGACGGATCGGAATGGGGGGCCAGTCATGTGACTCTGGCGACTCATTATGAGTCCGGCAAATTTACGCTGTCATCGCAGACAATAGGCAATGTCGCCATACATGAATTGGGCCATTTCTTTGGGCTGGATCATACGATGGAATTGGGTGACATTATGTATCCGCAGCAGTCCGATGAAACTAATGTGACATTTACTCCGCAGCAGATGGATGTCATCCGCATGTACCTATCGACAAACCCGCACAAGTAG